A genomic region of Alligator mississippiensis isolate rAllMis1 chromosome 6, rAllMis1, whole genome shotgun sequence contains the following coding sequences:
- the LOC102574920 gene encoding gap junction beta-5 protein: MNWSVFEGLLSGVNKYSTVFGRIWLSLVFIFRVMVYIVAAERVWSDDHSDFDCNTRQPGCRNVCFDHFFPVSHIRLWALQLILVTCPSLLVIMHVAYRKAQDQKHRQAEGQGKLRLYANPGKKRGGLWWTYLFSLIFKATVDVVFLYIFYRFYKNYTLPSVVRCEIPPCPNIVDCYISRPTEKNIFTFFMVITACVCILLSLIEACYLVGKRCREKLSTRKGSKRDERLLDKDCCYAHGEQSGLEMGRQIFHGTDYKLPIAAIPTSSQKGTDAVS; the protein is encoded by the coding sequence ATGAACTGGAGCGTATTTGAAGGGCTCCTGAGTGGGGTGAACAAGTACTCCACTGTCTTTGGCCGCATCTGGCTCTCCCTGGTCTTCATCTTCCGGGTGATGGTCTATATAGTGGCAGCCGAGCGGGTGTGGAGCGATGACCACAGCGACTTTGACTGCAACACGCGCCAGCCAGGCTGCAGAAACGTCTGCTTCGACCACTTCTTCCCTGTCTCCCACATCCGCCTCTGGGCCTTGCAGCTCATCCTGGTCAcctgcccatccctgctggtCATCATGCACGTGGCCTATCGCAAAGCCCAGGACCAGAAGCACCggcaggcagaggggcagggcaaaCTGCGGCTCTATGCTAACCCCGGCAAGAAGCGGGGAGGCCTGTGGTGGACCTACCTGTTCAGCCTCATCTTCAAGGCCACCGTGGATGTGGTCTTCCTCTACATCTTCTACCGATTCTACAAGAACTATACCCTGCCCAGCGTGGTGAGGTGTGAgatccccccctgccccaacatCGTGGACTGCTACATCTCCAGACCTACCGAGAAGAATATCTTCACCTTCTTCATGGTGATCACAGCCTGCGTGTGCATCCTGCTCAGCCTCATAGAGGCCTGCTACCTTGTGGGGAAAAGGTGCAGGGAGAAGCTGTCTAcgagaaaaggcagcaagagggatGAGAGACTGCTTGACAAGGACTGTTGCTATGCCCATGGCGAGCAAAGCGGTCTCGAGATGGGCAGGCAGATTTTCCATGGGACTGATTACAAGCTACCCATTGCTGCAATCCCTACCAGCTCCCAGAAGGGAACAGATGCTGTTTCCTAA